A region from the Desulfonatronum thioautotrophicum genome encodes:
- a CDS encoding KamA family radical SAM protein: protein MAQPKNITNITELSGLAPEDRERLRPVMDTFAFLSNEYYLSLINWDDPDDPIRKVIVPCEEELQDWGHLDPSNESKYSVMQGVQHKYESTAVFLASDACGGYCRFCFRKRLFIHPEQREFLTDVDAALDYVRDHPEINNVLITGGDGLMLPTARLERIVAGLREIHHVRIIRVGTKLMAYNPYRVLDDPELVRLVERYSLPDRRMYFMLHFNHPREITEQSIAACNLLHRAGAVLCNQTPMLRGVNDSPEVLGELFNTLSFIGVPPYYVFLCRPTVGNLPFAVPIEQAHNIFLGAKSICSGLAKRARLTMSHATGKIEVLASTSDQMIFRYHRAASPEQSAEVVICKKNPEAYWFDDYQEIMEVVSLGDGSSG, encoded by the coding sequence ATGGCCCAACCCAAAAACATCACGAACATCACCGAGCTGTCAGGTCTTGCACCGGAGGACCGGGAACGTCTGCGTCCGGTCATGGATACATTCGCTTTTTTGTCCAATGAGTACTATTTGTCACTCATCAATTGGGATGACCCGGACGATCCGATCCGCAAGGTGATCGTGCCCTGCGAGGAGGAACTGCAGGATTGGGGGCATCTGGATCCCTCCAACGAAAGCAAGTATTCCGTCATGCAGGGTGTGCAGCACAAGTATGAGAGCACGGCGGTCTTTCTGGCCAGCGACGCATGCGGCGGATATTGCCGGTTCTGCTTTCGCAAGCGGCTGTTCATCCATCCCGAGCAGCGGGAGTTTTTAACGGATGTGGATGCGGCTCTGGATTATGTTCGCGATCATCCGGAAATCAATAATGTCCTGATTACCGGCGGGGACGGCCTGATGCTGCCCACGGCCCGCCTGGAACGGATCGTCGCCGGATTACGGGAGATCCATCACGTCCGGATCATCCGGGTGGGCACAAAATTGATGGCCTACAATCCCTACAGAGTATTGGACGACCCGGAACTGGTCCGGCTTGTGGAACGGTACAGCCTGCCGGATCGGCGAATGTACTTCATGCTCCATTTCAATCATCCCCGGGAGATCACCGAGCAGAGCATCGCTGCCTGCAACCTGCTGCATCGGGCCGGGGCCGTGCTCTGCAACCAGACGCCCATGTTGCGTGGCGTCAACGATTCGCCGGAAGTTCTGGGTGAACTGTTCAACACCTTGTCCTTCATCGGCGTGCCTCCATACTATGTGTTTCTGTGCCGGCCCACTGTGGGCAATCTGCCCTTTGCCGTGCCCATCGAGCAGGCGCACAACATTTTTCTGGGGGCAAAAAGCATCTGCTCGGGGCTGGCCAAGCGGGCCAGGCTGACCATGTCCCATGCCACGGGCAAGATCGAGGTGCTGGCTTCCACCTCGGATCAGATGATTTTCCGCTACCACCGGGCAGCCAGCCCGGAGCAGAGCGCGGAAGTGGTTATCTGCAAAAAGAACCCCGAAGCCTACTGGTTCGACGATTACCAGGAAATCATGGAAGTGGTCAGTCTGGGGGATGGGTCCTCGGGGTAA
- a CDS encoding alpha-1,4-glucan--maltose-1-phosphate maltosyltransferase — translation MHPTNGRRRVVIEHVRPEIEEGRFAAKRVVGEDLRVRADIFTDGHDQIQARLLFKARGAEQWDHYPMLGLPNDLWEARVTPERTGEYEYTLEAWIDHYGTLLHGMHRKLDAGQAIRVDLLSAVVLLETTADRADTNTRPDLAALLRATADKLSKHPALHEKNDRLEVADALRMLEEPALLEAIHACPDQELITRSNRVLRLHVERKRALYSTWYELFPRSWSPQPDRHGTLRDVIPHLPEIARMGFDVLYFPPIHPIGRTHRKGKNNTVTAQAGDPGSPWAIGADEGGHTALHPELGSWDDFAELVAQAGTHGLEIALDLAYQCAPDHPYVREHPDWFLWRPDGTVQYAENPPKKYQDVLPFHFETQDWEALWQELADVVRFWIGKGVLIFRVDNPHTKPFAFWHWLITTIRAEHPDVIFLAEAFTRPKIMARLGKLGFSQSYTYFTWRNTKAELTEYMTELTRTELRDSFRPNFWPNTPDILPEYLQYGGRPAFMIRLILAATLSSSYGIYGPAFELCVADALPGKEEYLDSEKFECRRWNWDQPGNLKELITWVNRIRRNHPALQRTDNLLFVPVSNDALIAYLKTSPDGADTLLIVVNLDPFQPQTGQLDLPLEELGLTEGRPFLLQDELSGERFIWQSRHPVLELNPHTLPARILTLKRTMKREQDFDYFL, via the coding sequence ATGCATCCCACCAACGGCCGCCGTCGCGTGGTCATCGAACATGTCCGCCCGGAAATCGAAGAAGGACGATTCGCCGCCAAACGCGTAGTGGGCGAGGACCTCCGGGTCCGAGCCGACATTTTCACCGACGGCCATGACCAGATTCAAGCCCGCCTGCTGTTCAAGGCCCGCGGCGCGGAGCAGTGGGACCACTACCCCATGCTCGGCCTGCCCAACGACCTCTGGGAGGCCCGGGTCACCCCGGAGCGGACCGGAGAATACGAGTACACCCTGGAAGCCTGGATCGACCATTACGGCACCCTGCTCCACGGCATGCACAGGAAATTGGATGCCGGCCAGGCTATTCGCGTGGACCTGCTCTCGGCTGTTGTCCTCTTGGAAACCACGGCTGACCGGGCAGACACCAACACCCGCCCCGACTTGGCCGCGTTGCTGCGCGCAACAGCGGACAAACTGAGCAAGCACCCTGCTCTCCATGAAAAAAATGACCGCCTCGAAGTTGCCGATGCCCTGAGAATGCTTGAGGAGCCGGCTCTGCTGGAAGCAATCCACGCCTGTCCGGACCAGGAGCTGATTACCCGCTCCAACAGGGTGTTGCGCCTGCATGTGGAGCGCAAGCGAGCCCTGTACAGCACCTGGTATGAACTCTTCCCCCGTTCCTGGTCCCCGCAGCCGGATCGCCACGGAACCCTGCGCGACGTGATTCCCCACCTGCCGGAGATCGCCCGAATGGGCTTTGACGTCCTCTATTTCCCGCCGATCCACCCCATTGGCCGGACCCATCGCAAGGGTAAAAACAACACCGTCACCGCCCAGGCCGGCGATCCGGGGTCCCCATGGGCCATCGGTGCGGATGAGGGCGGCCACACAGCCCTGCACCCGGAGCTGGGTTCCTGGGACGATTTTGCGGAACTCGTGGCCCAGGCCGGAACGCATGGTCTGGAAATCGCCCTGGATTTGGCCTATCAGTGCGCCCCGGACCATCCCTATGTTCGGGAGCATCCGGACTGGTTTTTATGGCGGCCGGACGGAACGGTCCAGTATGCGGAAAATCCTCCGAAGAAGTACCAGGATGTCCTGCCCTTTCATTTTGAAACCCAGGATTGGGAGGCCTTGTGGCAGGAACTGGCGGATGTGGTCCGGTTCTGGATCGGCAAAGGGGTGTTGATTTTTCGGGTGGACAATCCCCACACCAAGCCTTTCGCATTCTGGCACTGGCTGATCACCACGATTCGCGCCGAACATCCGGACGTCATTTTCCTGGCCGAGGCCTTCACCCGTCCGAAAATCATGGCCAGACTGGGCAAGCTGGGCTTTTCCCAGTCCTACACCTACTTTACCTGGCGCAACACCAAGGCCGAGCTGACGGAGTACATGACCGAGCTGACCCGCACCGAGCTGCGGGACTCCTTCCGGCCCAATTTCTGGCCCAACACGCCGGACATCCTCCCGGAATACCTGCAGTACGGCGGCCGCCCGGCCTTCATGATCCGCCTGATCCTGGCCGCGACCCTTTCCAGCAGCTACGGTATTTACGGCCCGGCTTTCGAACTTTGCGTGGCCGACGCCCTGCCCGGCAAGGAGGAATACCTGGATTCAGAGAAATTCGAGTGCCGCCGCTGGAATTGGGACCAGCCCGGCAATCTCAAGGAGTTGATCACCTGGGTCAATCGCATCCGCCGCAACCACCCTGCCCTGCAGCGTACGGATAATCTGCTGTTTGTCCCGGTGAGCAATGACGCGCTGATCGCCTACCTGAAGACCTCGCCGGACGGAGCGGACACGCTGCTGATCGTGGTCAATCTGGACCCGTTCCAGCCCCAGACTGGTCAACTGGATTTGCCCCTGGAAGAGCTGGGGCTGACCGAAGGCCGCCCATTTCTGCTTCAGGACGAACTCAGCGGGGAGCGCTTTATCTGGCAAAGTCGCCATCCCGTCCTCGAACTCAACCCCCACACCCTCCCGGCCCGCATCCTGACCCTGAAACGAACCATGAAGCGCGAACAAGACTTCGACTATTTCCTCTGA
- a CDS encoding HesA/MoeB/ThiF family protein: MPDPFAQRYIRNGSTLSEADQNRLAAARICQLGLGGLGGTLLEMVARMGFSRKGQGWIRAADGDVFEASNLNRQLFSLESNIGRPKAEAAQERIQAVNSEVDLTTRQAVISQAEMPGFIQGADIILDALGDLPTKLALRQAAANAGIPVVSAAVAGWTGFITTQLPLDPDTGIFQGVLGHSPTEDGRPTQGAEVPLGTLAPCVWLIASLQCREAVALACGHAPLFHGCLHIVDLTDASWERILMPALIP; encoded by the coding sequence ATGCCCGACCCGTTTGCGCAACGCTATATACGCAACGGTTCCACCCTCTCTGAAGCAGACCAGAACCGATTGGCTGCCGCCAGGATCTGTCAGTTGGGCCTGGGCGGCCTGGGAGGAACGCTCCTGGAAATGGTGGCCCGGATGGGCTTCAGCCGAAAGGGCCAGGGTTGGATCCGGGCCGCGGATGGCGATGTCTTCGAGGCCAGCAACCTGAACCGGCAGCTTTTCAGCCTGGAGTCGAATATTGGCCGCCCCAAGGCCGAGGCAGCGCAGGAGCGAATCCAGGCCGTGAACTCGGAGGTTGATCTTACCACCCGACAAGCCGTCATCAGCCAGGCGGAGATGCCTGGATTCATCCAGGGCGCGGACATTATTCTGGACGCCCTGGGTGACCTGCCGACCAAACTGGCCCTGCGCCAGGCCGCTGCCAACGCCGGTATCCCCGTGGTCAGCGCGGCCGTGGCCGGCTGGACCGGCTTTATCACGACGCAGCTTCCCCTTGATCCGGACACGGGCATATTTCAGGGCGTGCTCGGCCACAGTCCGACAGAGGACGGCAGGCCCACGCAGGGCGCTGAAGTTCCCCTGGGCACCCTGGCCCCCTGCGTCTGGCTGATCGCCTCCCTGCAGTGCCGGGAAGCCGTTGCCCTGGCCTGCGGACACGCTCCCTTGTTCCATGGCTGCCTGCACATCGTCGACCTGACCGACGCCTCCTGGGAGCGGATTCTCATGCCGGCCCTCATCCCCTGA
- a CDS encoding MoaD/ThiS family protein, whose translation MLLEVKCYATLATFQPKENEFHLGPRPMLRDLVAFLGIPENEIKITFANGVIVRPEYELQEGDRIGLFPAVGGG comes from the coding sequence ATGCTGCTCGAAGTGAAATGTTACGCCACCCTGGCTACGTTCCAGCCCAAGGAGAACGAATTTCATCTCGGACCACGCCCCATGCTTCGAGATCTCGTGGCGTTCCTGGGCATTCCCGAGAACGAGATCAAAATCACCTTTGCCAACGGAGTGATTGTCAGACCAGAATACGAACTGCAGGAAGGCGATCGCATTGGCCTGTTCCCGGCTGTCGGAGGGGGCTGA
- a CDS encoding DegT/DnrJ/EryC1/StrS family aminotransferase, with protein MHHIVLDGDVLDLALEIEASENAMDQGQERTAMASLLALAKNEDLGLWVHPHTVTDRLTRLSETPPGAPLATGQEAANVALKMAALLETVRLLPTPGVHLLQVLHTESPTPMWDLTILGAREYLEDFIVLRLQAHKAHFGDSHQSPTVPATPTIMTPTDCHRLVSAELKSQADDRQPSGAVPFVDLKAQQMGIYPVLEANIFQVLKSCKFILGPEVQELEQRLAESTGVEHVVSCSSGTEALALALMAYDIGPGDAVFTTPFSFIATAEVICLRGATPIFVDIDPRTFNLDPGRLDAAVNALVSGKGGHALPSGAAGLKPKAVITVDLFGLPADHDRINAIAARHGLAVIEDAAQSFGGQAHGRQACALGDVGCTSFFPAKPLGGYGEGGACFTNDAAVAELMRSIRVHGQGTSRYEHARLGTNARLDSLQAAVLLAKMDVFPLELERREELAARYSRLLEPCALVPPLIPEGFRSAWAQYSLLAKDEVHRDACRQALTDHGIPSVIYYPIPLHLQRVFHPLGYASGALPVCEAASRRIFSLPMHPYLQARTQERIARILCDIAPAV; from the coding sequence ATGCATCATATTGTTCTGGACGGCGATGTTCTGGATTTGGCCCTGGAAATCGAGGCATCCGAGAATGCCATGGACCAGGGGCAGGAACGGACAGCCATGGCGTCCCTGCTCGCTTTGGCCAAGAATGAGGATCTGGGTCTATGGGTGCATCCGCACACGGTTACTGACAGGCTGACGCGTTTATCGGAGACCCCTCCCGGAGCGCCCCTCGCTACCGGCCAAGAGGCAGCAAACGTAGCCCTGAAAATGGCCGCATTACTCGAAACGGTGCGCTTGCTGCCCACGCCCGGTGTGCATCTGCTCCAGGTTCTGCATACCGAGAGCCCGACTCCCATGTGGGATCTGACCATTCTCGGGGCCCGAGAATACCTGGAAGACTTTATTGTGCTCCGTCTCCAGGCACATAAGGCGCATTTCGGCGACAGTCACCAGTCTCCCACGGTGCCAGCGACGCCGACAATAATGACACCTACAGATTGCCACCGCCTAGTCTCGGCAGAGCTAAAGTCCCAGGCAGATGACCGGCAGCCTTCCGGCGCAGTGCCCTTTGTGGACCTCAAGGCCCAGCAGATGGGTATTTATCCGGTTTTGGAAGCGAACATCTTTCAGGTCCTGAAAAGCTGCAAGTTCATTCTCGGGCCCGAGGTTCAGGAGCTGGAACAACGCCTCGCCGAATCCACCGGCGTGGAGCACGTGGTTTCCTGTTCCTCCGGCACCGAGGCCCTGGCCCTGGCCTTGATGGCCTATGACATCGGCCCCGGCGACGCCGTTTTCACCACGCCGTTCAGTTTTATCGCCACCGCCGAGGTGATCTGCTTGCGGGGGGCCACGCCGATTTTTGTGGATATCGACCCGCGGACATTCAATCTGGATCCGGGCCGGCTGGATGCCGCGGTGAATGCCCTGGTCAGCGGCAAGGGTGGACACGCATTACCCTCTGGCGCGGCAGGTCTGAAGCCCAAAGCGGTCATCACTGTGGACCTCTTCGGGCTGCCCGCGGATCATGACCGGATCAATGCGATAGCAGCCAGGCACGGGCTGGCCGTGATCGAAGACGCGGCCCAGTCCTTTGGCGGACAGGCACATGGCCGACAGGCCTGTGCCCTGGGCGATGTCGGCTGCACGTCGTTCTTTCCGGCAAAACCCCTGGGTGGCTATGGTGAAGGCGGGGCCTGCTTTACCAATGACGCGGCCGTTGCGGAATTGATGCGGTCGATTCGGGTGCACGGCCAGGGAACGTCACGCTATGAGCATGCCCGATTGGGAACCAATGCTCGGTTGGACAGCCTGCAGGCCGCGGTGCTTCTGGCCAAGATGGACGTCTTTCCCCTGGAACTGGAGCGGCGGGAAGAGTTGGCCGCCAGGTATTCCCGATTGTTGGAGCCTTGTGCGCTGGTGCCGCCGCTGATTCCCGAGGGGTTTCGGTCAGCCTGGGCCCAGTATTCTCTTCTGGCCAAAGACGAGGTGCACCGCGATGCCTGCCGTCAGGCACTGACGGATCACGGTATTCCCAGCGTGATTTATTACCCGATCCCGCTGCACCTGCAACGCGTTTTTCACCCCTTGGGGTACGCTTCAGGTGCTCTGCCCGTGTGCGAAGCAGCATCCCGGCGAATTTTCAGCCTGCCCATGCACCCGTATTTACAGGCACGGACCCAGGAACGGATTGCCAGGATTCTTTGCGATATTGCTCCAGCGGTCTGA
- a CDS encoding Gfo/Idh/MocA family protein yields MNESQPLKVGLIGVGKMGRNHLRVLSYIKPVNVVFIHDRNREAEVRLAEEFGTRPAGNLEQDLAEVDAVVLATPTSTHLEYIELVSRFVTNLFVEKPLTDSLETTRAAAELARERSLRLQVGFIERFNPVVTELIKIVGRSTDVVSMDLTRTDKVPDRNLDVDVVLDLMVHDLDLALHLRGPVERIQAFGHTQSGLTALAHAVLVHSNGTISRVMASKITEKRIRQIAVTCPEMYVEADLLQKELVLHRKTVAQRYADLSLASVREAVFVPHEEALLAQLLAFAGYCRGRDCAGPANVPTVEAALASMELAEVIRESIVQNATAPVPFQPIGF; encoded by the coding sequence ATGAATGAATCCCAACCACTCAAAGTCGGCCTGATCGGTGTCGGCAAGATGGGCCGCAATCACCTGCGGGTCCTGTCCTATATAAAACCGGTAAATGTGGTCTTCATCCACGACCGCAACCGAGAAGCGGAAGTCCGGCTGGCCGAGGAGTTCGGCACGCGTCCTGCCGGAAATCTGGAACAGGATCTTGCTGAGGTGGACGCCGTGGTTCTGGCCACGCCAACCTCCACCCATCTGGAGTACATCGAACTGGTCAGCCGATTCGTGACCAATCTGTTCGTGGAAAAGCCACTCACGGACAGCCTGGAAACCACTCGGGCCGCAGCCGAGCTGGCCCGAGAGAGAAGTCTGCGTCTCCAGGTCGGGTTCATTGAGCGCTTCAATCCCGTGGTCACGGAACTGATCAAGATCGTTGGTCGTTCCACGGACGTGGTCAGCATGGACCTGACCCGCACGGACAAGGTTCCGGACCGCAATCTGGACGTGGACGTGGTTCTGGATCTGATGGTGCATGACCTGGATCTGGCCCTGCATCTGCGTGGACCAGTGGAGCGCATTCAGGCCTTCGGCCATACCCAGAGCGGATTGACCGCCCTGGCCCATGCCGTACTGGTGCACAGCAACGGCACGATATCCCGGGTTATGGCCAGCAAGATCACGGAAAAGCGAATTCGACAGATCGCCGTGACCTGCCCGGAGATGTACGTCGAGGCGGATCTGCTGCAAAAGGAGCTGGTCCTGCACCGCAAGACCGTGGCCCAGCGCTATGCGGATCTCTCTCTGGCCTCGGTTCGCGAGGCGGTTTTCGTGCCCCATGAGGAGGCCCTGCTGGCCCAGTTGCTGGCCTTTGCCGGATACTGCCGGGGCCGGGATTGCGCAGGTCCGGCCAATGTTCCCACGGTGGAAGCGGCCCTGGCCTCCATGGAGCTGGCCGAGGTGATCCGCGAGAGCATTGTCCAAAACGCCACGGCTCCGGTTCCATTCCAGCCCATTGGATTCTGA